The genomic region AGTCATCATGTTCATTCACATGGCATGGATTGTGGTAGCATTACTGTCTGCCTGGTTTCTGGTTCCCGGCCAGGGTGCTGCCGGCGTGGCGCTGGCACTAATCCTGGCACATTCCGTAGCAGCCATACTGGTGCCACTGGCACTGGAATATCTGGGACACTTGCCTCCCCAGTTGTTTACCATGACGATGGCAGGGATGCTCGGCGGACTGCTTCCTTTGCTGTTGCTTGACTATCGGCAAGCATCGCTGTTTCACTGGTCCAATGCTGCTGCATTGTTGGTCTGTTTCTCGATCATGTGTGGTATCTGGACGCAGGGACGCAAACTGCGAACAGGTGCATAAATGGCGGAACGGACATCACAACTGTGGCACGTTCTCGATGCCCGAGCCATTTGGGTGAAGGAACTGGCACATGCCCTGTCGTGTCAAACGCCACTTACAGGCTGGATTCCGGAAATAAGCTGGACTGCCTGTTTATCAAACCAACGGACGACAGAGAATCACGCTGATCCACAGCTCACCCTGCATCATTTTCCATTGCAGCGTGGCTTCGCCAAATGGCCCATCAGGATTCTCTTTCGAGAAGAAGAAAGAATCATCCAGCATCTGCGAGCAGTTACCAAGTCAGAAACTGAAAGCGTGTTGCTTTGTGCATCGCCTCATTACGCTGCAGTGGCAGAACTTTGGAAAGGCCCTGTGGTGTATTACATGAGCGATCTGTACTACGCCTGGGGAGAAGATCCTGCCTATGTGAATTATTATGATCGCCGTATGTGTCAACGGGCCGACCTGGTATGCCCGGTTTCCGAAAGAGGCAAAGAATATCTGATGGAACGTGCCCAATGCCCGGCTGAGAATATCACTATTTCTCCGATGGCGACTCGTGCGAGTAATGTACTGCCTGAACCGCTATTGCAACCTATGTCGCTACCTGCAGACATTGCAGATTTGCCTCGGCCTGTCATTGGCATCATAGGCAACCTGGCCAAGAATACAGATTGGCTATTTCTGCAGGATGCTGTTCGCAAACTACCTGATTTCTCGTGGGTTTTGGTAGGCTCCACGGAGAT from Planctomycetia bacterium harbors:
- a CDS encoding glycosyltransferase, encoding MAERTSQLWHVLDARAIWVKELAHALSCQTPLTGWIPEISWTACLSNQRTTENHADPQLTLHHFPLQRGFAKWPIRILFREEERIIQHLRAVTKSETESVLLCASPHYAAVAELWKGPVVYYMSDLYYAWGEDPAYVNYYDRRMCQRADLVCPVSERGKEYLMERAQCPAENITISPMATRASNVLPEPLLQPMSLPADIADLPRPVIGIIGNLAKNTDWLFLQDAVRKLPDFSWVLVGSTEMPVPDQSHRQAREQLRQQGGRVRFLGPKPYSQLASYAQSFDLALLPYRKIEPTYSGSSTRFYEHLAACRPMFATDGFAELLTKEPLVRVIQNADDFVHRVLQLQKQQFQDGLEADRWKASQHETWEMRASQMRQALEQRLKTIS